A part of Candidatus Electrothrix aestuarii genomic DNA contains:
- a CDS encoding potassium channel family protein encodes MIFSKDEIKRLWYMRPNEFNEWRKENDLPRLFDILHHNLNGFKEWIDTFGLNKDIFINAPRTGELFTGKEIFDFVSYTCNKKKKFIIKQSSINIKKILEKESFIHNVSVIKFIPFLHWAEKNIDKIGSVPKIEYTKWDESGELSNAYLLNWMPALKLGQIKLKADKEIQDRNLDFTDLDSITFSGFIVSKPATIRFASCRNWKINNESRMFGVTVEKCCMFRLECLNAYLAMNFLHCQIFEPSFNGTYFYELSIIKSMLLNPQLDKTEVVNFKYVPLENPRCPQNEKDNYRRFRFSFQGVGNLNEAKKCYYNEKCSEREIFFEELKKNNDIPEKTNNISFWTKVVRNVLILNFKENNQQAKRRFRRYIYSSFQYYLWGYGEKPINIIKISAYIIAAFSVLFFLFDLTVDSKTQFNPINSIYFSIVTFTTLGYGDIQPSGVIAKILCGAEALTGALMIGLSIAGFSNKSSY; translated from the coding sequence ATGATTTTTTCGAAAGATGAGATAAAAAGGCTGTGGTATATGAGGCCTAATGAATTTAATGAGTGGAGAAAAGAAAATGATCTTCCGAGGCTATTTGACATATTACATCACAATCTTAACGGATTTAAAGAGTGGATTGATACATTCGGATTAAACAAAGATATCTTTATAAATGCACCTAGAACTGGAGAGTTGTTTACAGGTAAAGAAATATTCGATTTTGTTTCGTACACCTGTAACAAAAAGAAAAAATTTATTATAAAACAATCTTCAATAAATATAAAAAAAATTCTCGAGAAAGAATCGTTTATTCATAATGTATCTGTAATAAAATTTATTCCGTTTTTACATTGGGCAGAAAAAAACATTGATAAAATTGGAAGCGTGCCGAAAATAGAATACACGAAATGGGACGAGAGTGGAGAATTATCAAATGCATATCTTCTTAATTGGATGCCAGCTCTAAAGCTTGGACAAATCAAGCTAAAGGCAGACAAAGAGATACAGGATAGGAATTTAGATTTTACAGATTTGGACTCAATAACATTTTCAGGATTTATTGTTAGTAAACCTGCAACAATTAGGTTTGCATCATGCCGGAATTGGAAGATCAATAATGAATCTCGGATGTTTGGTGTAACTGTTGAAAAATGTTGCATGTTTAGATTGGAATGCCTAAATGCATACCTGGCTATGAATTTTTTGCATTGCCAAATTTTTGAACCATCCTTTAATGGAACGTATTTCTACGAGCTCAGCATTATAAAATCAATGCTTTTAAATCCTCAATTAGATAAAACTGAAGTAGTTAATTTTAAATATGTTCCTTTGGAAAATCCGAGATGCCCTCAAAATGAAAAGGATAATTACAGAAGATTTAGGTTTTCATTTCAAGGTGTCGGGAATTTAAATGAAGCGAAAAAATGTTACTATAATGAAAAATGTTCTGAAAGAGAGATATTTTTCGAAGAACTTAAGAAAAATAATGATATTCCAGAAAAAACGAATAATATTTCTTTTTGGACTAAAGTAGTGCGCAATGTATTGATACTTAACTTTAAAGAAAATAACCAACAGGCAAAAAGACGTTTTCGACGATATATCTACTCATCATTTCAATATTACCTATGGGGATATGGTGAAAAACCAATAAATATAATAAAAATATCAGCTTATATTATTGCGGCTTTTTCAGTGTTATTTTTTTTATTTGATCTGACAGTAGACAGTAAAACACAGTTTAATCCTATTAATTCGATTTATTTTTCAATAGTGACCTTTACAACTTTGGGGTATGGGGACATACAGCCTTCCGGTGTAATCGCAAAGATATTATGTGGCGCTGAGGCACTTACAGGGGCACTAATGATAGGTCTAAGCATAGCTGGATTCTCTAACAAGTCTTCATATTAA
- a CDS encoding multidrug effflux MFS transporter, with the protein MQPDAQVVAAVPAGWYVLGVLSLLMGFGSISTDLYLPAMPAMGRALGADAGMIELTISGYLIGFSLGQLLWGPISDHYGRRSSVSAGLIFFIIGSAGCALSQTAEALIAWRIVQAVGACACVALSRAMVRDLYQGNRAAQMLSMLMTVMTIAPILGPLVGGQIVALAGWRAVFWTLVTVGALTFALLWTIPETLPVRRRNTDSLGMALRYYGELLRHRKILGYALTGGFLYVGMFAYVAGTPFIYINYYHVSEQQFGFFWGIVIAGATVANLINARLVVRHGYDRILLMGAVVMALAAFVTAWAAGTGWGGIWGLVLPLFVFISSIGFIVANSVAGAMTCFPERAGAVSALVGAIQYGSGIIGSALVGLLADGTPWPMGLIIGMTGVGCLLSIFLLLNKGGGD; encoded by the coding sequence ATGCAGCCTGATGCCCAGGTCGTCGCGGCAGTGCCCGCTGGTTGGTATGTCCTTGGCGTCCTCAGCCTGCTCATGGGCTTTGGTTCCATCTCCACCGACCTTTATCTGCCCGCCATGCCAGCGATGGGCCGGGCCTTGGGAGCGGATGCCGGGATGATCGAGCTGACCATTTCCGGTTATCTCATCGGGTTCAGCCTGGGGCAGTTGCTCTGGGGGCCGATCAGTGATCATTACGGTCGTCGTTCCTCGGTGTCTGCGGGCCTGATTTTCTTTATCATCGGCTCGGCAGGCTGTGCCCTTTCCCAGACAGCAGAGGCACTCATCGCCTGGCGCATTGTCCAGGCCGTCGGGGCCTGTGCCTGTGTTGCCCTGTCCCGGGCAATGGTCCGTGATCTCTATCAGGGCAATCGGGCCGCACAGATGCTCTCCATGCTCATGACCGTCATGACCATTGCGCCGATCCTCGGTCCCTTGGTGGGCGGGCAGATCGTGGCCTTGGCTGGCTGGCGTGCTGTCTTCTGGACTCTGGTGACGGTGGGCGCACTCACCTTTGCCCTCCTCTGGACCATCCCTGAGACCTTACCGGTCCGGCGGCGTAACACCGATTCCCTGGGCATGGCCCTGCGTTATTACGGGGAGCTGCTGCGCCATCGCAAAATTCTGGGCTATGCCCTTACTGGTGGCTTTCTCTATGTGGGGATGTTTGCCTATGTTGCCGGAACGCCCTTTATCTATATCAATTATTATCATGTCTCGGAGCAGCAATTCGGCTTTTTTTGGGGCATTGTCATTGCCGGGGCCACCGTGGCGAATCTGATTAATGCCCGGTTGGTTGTCCGGCATGGCTATGATCGGATTCTCTTGATGGGAGCCGTGGTGATGGCCCTTGCTGCCTTTGTCACTGCCTGGGCAGCCGGAACCGGCTGGGGCGGGATTTGGGGATTGGTGTTGCCCTTGTTTGTCTTTATTTCCAGTATTGGATTCATTGTGGCCAATTCGGTTGCCGGGGCCATGACCTGCTTTCCTGAGCGGGCCGGAGCGGTCTCCGCCTTGGTAGGGGCGATCCAGTACGGCAGCGGGATTATTGGCTCTGCCCTGGTTGGGCTTTTGGCTGATGGGACGCCTTGGCCCATGGGCTTGATTATCGGGATGACCGGGGTGGGGTGTTTGCTGTCGATTTTTTTGTTGTTGAACAAGGGCGGGGGAGATTGA
- a CDS encoding type II toxin-antitoxin system VapC family toxin has translation MIVADTNIITYFLLPSSCSDDLDALYKAEPDWAVPTLWRSEFRNVLALYLRKEIITLKQAVRLVENADSIVAHNEFTVSSAEVLTLVDQSSCSAYDCEFIALAHTLETQLVTQDKKVLREFPETAVSISDFFVHHN, from the coding sequence ATGATTGTTGCGGATACCAATATCATCACCTATTTTCTTTTGCCCTCTTCTTGCTCGGATGATCTTGATGCCCTATACAAAGCAGAGCCTGATTGGGCTGTTCCAACTCTATGGCGGAGTGAATTCCGCAATGTATTGGCTCTGTATTTGAGGAAGGAAATTATTACCCTGAAACAGGCTGTACGCTTGGTGGAGAATGCCGACTCAATTGTCGCTCATAATGAGTTTACGGTCTCATCAGCAGAAGTGCTCACTTTGGTCGACCAAAGTAGTTGTTCCGCGTATGACTGCGAATTTATCGCCCTTGCCCATACTCTTGAAACCCAACTTGTCACACAGGATAAGAAGGTTTTGAGAGAATTTCCAGAAACAGCTGTGTCGATATCCGACTTTTTTGTCCATCACAACTGA
- a CDS encoding DNA-binding protein yields the protein MPTLTIKNIPSDLYSDLERTAAQHRKTISSYIIDCLKAVIHQGATEQKLKRIQGLRSEIASDLVAEEEIEQAINEGRP from the coding sequence ATGCCTACTCTGACCATAAAAAATATTCCAAGTGATCTGTACAGCGATTTGGAGCGTACTGCCGCACAGCACCGCAAAACCATCAGCAGTTATATCATTGATTGTCTTAAAGCAGTTATACATCAAGGTGCTACGGAGCAAAAGCTGAAGAGGATTCAAGGGCTTCGTTCCGAAATCGCCTCTGACCTTGTTGCAGAAGAGGAAATTGAACAGGCAATCAATGAAGGCAGGCCATGA